The following proteins come from a genomic window of Fimbriimonadaceae bacterium:
- a CDS encoding carboxypeptidase regulatory-like domain-containing protein codes for MSGHRSRIYRLLFVLALCCLGGVAPAWADYNVIEVPDGGTIKGKALWKGAIPKVPPLRVFADLDACGTQVPSPVLQIDPASMGVQDVLVYLERVERGKAAEPVYRLPMGKGGASSTGHACQFQHPVFPFVRTSQVGMVNFEPVLHNPHFFSETQASLFNLALPTPDREITTRLLRARGVGLRLLCDVHVHMNAWAAAFDHPYFAVTDSQGRFEISGIPPGSYTVVAWHSGYNILKFNASRPVYDEPHVIRKTVTIAPRGLVESQFELPVRPVDVEWNIAGGEERPPE; via the coding sequence ATGTCCGGACATCGTTCACGCATCTACCGTCTTCTGTTCGTGCTGGCGCTGTGCTGTCTGGGAGGGGTCGCCCCCGCATGGGCGGACTACAACGTCATCGAGGTGCCCGACGGAGGAACCATCAAGGGCAAGGCGTTGTGGAAGGGGGCGATTCCCAAGGTGCCGCCGCTCAGGGTGTTCGCCGATCTCGATGCCTGCGGGACGCAGGTGCCATCGCCCGTGTTGCAGATCGATCCGGCAAGCATGGGTGTGCAGGATGTGCTGGTGTACCTTGAGCGAGTGGAGCGCGGGAAAGCGGCGGAGCCCGTCTATCGCCTTCCTATGGGGAAGGGAGGAGCGTCCTCCACAGGGCATGCCTGCCAGTTCCAGCATCCGGTCTTTCCATTTGTGCGTACGTCACAGGTCGGGATGGTCAATTTCGAACCGGTGCTGCACAATCCCCATTTCTTCAGCGAGACACAGGCCAGCCTGTTTAACCTCGCCCTGCCGACTCCCGATCGAGAAATCACGACCAGGCTCTTGCGTGCTCGCGGAGTCGGATTGCGGTTGCTGTGCGATGTGCACGTTCATATGAATGCCTGGGCGGCGGCGTTCGATCACCCCTATTTCGCCGTGACCGATTCACAGGGGCGCTTTGAAATCAGTGGCATCCCGCCGGGATCCTACACCGTGGTAGCCTGGCATTCCGGCTATAACATCCTCAAGTTCAACGCCTCTCGTCCGGTCTACGACGAACCTCATGTCATTCGGAAGACGGTGACGATCGCACCGCGGG